A stretch of Borrelia turcica IST7 DNA encodes these proteins:
- a CDS encoding DUF2764 family protein, giving the protein MLNPYYYVISSLPYLDLKIGKVWSVSNFFENVEIALNKEDFIFLKNLSEFGIVRGSLKAIDCFLDFEEEIKYTLAYIRAEKLGLSRDLYVESSYFSSYYLGVLKAICLKENPFEVELGLDMLRWQFLTDLEVGNEFNFEKLVIYFLKLMLVSRRSLFVEKVGESNFADICQKISLDMNKKY; this is encoded by the coding sequence ATGCTGAATCCTTATTATTATGTGATATCGTCATTACCTTATCTTGATTTAAAGATTGGAAAAGTGTGGAGTGTGTCAAATTTTTTTGAAAATGTTGAAATTGCTTTAAACAAAGAAGATTTTATTTTTTTAAAAAATTTGTCAGAGTTTGGGATTGTTAGAGGAAGCTTGAAGGCGATTGATTGTTTTCTTGATTTTGAAGAAGAAATAAAATATACATTAGCTTATATTAGGGCAGAAAAATTAGGTCTTTCAAGAGATTTGTATGTGGAATCTTCTTATTTTTCAAGTTATTATTTAGGCGTTTTAAAAGCTATTTGTCTTAAGGAAAACCCTTTTGAGGTGGAATTAGGGCTTGATATGTTGAGGTGGCAATTTTTAACGGATCTTGAAGTGGGAAATGAGTTTAATTTTGAAAAATTAGTGATTTATTTTTTGAAATTAATGCTGGTCTCAAGAAGAAGTCTATTTGTAGAAAAAGTAGGTGAGAGTAATTTTGCAGACATTTGTCAAAAAATAAGCTTGGATATGAATAAGAAATATTAA
- a CDS encoding V-type ATP synthase subunit E — protein sequence MQFEVKDLISRIKKDGLEEAERLASEIVGNAKREAEAIVLKAESDARELKIKAEKEVSEYRRHALEASRQAVRDLIIGTEKNIKSLFETALKDSVSSQCDNGFLSTLIVRVVEGWSKGDRIDVILNESDLSDLLSLLRTKIGERLKGEIEVKPFRGINKGFKIQQRDSNLYYDFTTETISDILFEYLNPRFKEVIKVV from the coding sequence ATGCAATTTGAAGTTAAGGATTTGATAAGTAGGATTAAGAAAGATGGACTTGAGGAAGCTGAGAGGTTGGCTAGCGAGATTGTTGGGAATGCAAAGAGAGAAGCTGAGGCTATTGTTTTGAAGGCTGAGAGTGATGCTAGAGAATTAAAAATAAAAGCGGAAAAGGAAGTTAGCGAGTATAGGAGGCATGCGCTTGAGGCATCTCGTCAAGCTGTTAGGGATTTGATTATTGGTACTGAAAAAAACATTAAATCTCTTTTTGAGACTGCTTTAAAGGATTCTGTTTCTAGTCAGTGTGACAATGGTTTTTTGAGTACGCTTATTGTTAGGGTTGTGGAAGGCTGGAGTAAGGGGGATAGGATAGATGTTATCCTTAATGAATCTGATCTTTCTGATCTATTGTCTCTTTTAAGAACAAAGATAGGCGAGAGACTTAAGGGTGAGATTGAGGTTAAGCCTTTTAGAGGAATAAATAAGGGATTTAAAATACAGCAGAGAGATAGCAATCTATATTATGATTTTACTACAGAAACTATTTCTGATATTCTTTTTGAATATTTAAATCCAAGGTTTAAAGAAGTTATTAAGGTGGTTTAG